TTTGTAAATGCAACTACAGACGGAGTGGTGCGTCCGCCTTCTGCATTTGTGATTACTACAGGTTTACCACCTTCAACTACTGCAACGCAGGAATTGGTGGTTCCTAGGTCGATTCCAATTATCTTTCCCATTTATTCCTCCAGGGTATTCATTTTATTTCCATTTGAAACCGCTACCCGAACCGGACGGATCACCTTGTCGTGCATGGTATATCCATTCTGGATGATAGCGGCCACAATATTCTCTTCATATTCACTGGCAATATGCGCCAAAGCATCATGATACTCCGGGTCAAATTCACATCCCAATGCCTCAATCTTCTTTACTCCTTCGTTTTCCAAAGTCTTTGCCAGTTGTTTTTCTATCAGTTGTACACCCTTGCCAAATGGAGATTCCAAATCTTCAGTCTTGGCCTGATTCAGGGCGCGTTCAAAGTTGTCCAAAACATCACATATATGTAGTGCTAATTCCTTGGTTGCGTGCCTGATCCACTCTGCTTTTTCGCTAATGCTGCGTTTGCGGAAGTTCTCGAATTCAGCCATGGTTCTCAGGTATTTATCCTTATACTCTGCCAATTCCTTCTTCAGCACTGCCATTTCGTCCTGTTCGCTGTTTTCCACAGCTACTTTTTCATCACTGTTTGTTGTTTCCGATGCAGTTTCAATCTTTGTTTCTTTCAAGCTCTCTTCCTGTTCTCTGCTATTCTGCATATTCATATCCTTATCCGGCATGGAAGCTTTCGCCGCTGCCTTCTTCTTTTTATTAGTCATACATCCTCCTCTTGGGTACAACCATCCCCCGCTTCGTAGTTTGAGTAATGGTATGCGTCACATCCCGCACCAGAGGAATCAAGCGTCTGTAGTCCGTTCTTAGCGGCGTCAACACTCCCAGGTAACCGGGTATTCCAAACACCTCGTATTTCCCATAGATCAATGCAAAGCCACTGTAACGAGTGTCCGAAAAATCCTCTCCCATCAACACATTCACTCCAGATA
The Candidatus Cloacimonadota bacterium genome window above contains:
- the grpE gene encoding nucleotide exchange factor GrpE, whose product is MTNKKKKAAAKASMPDKDMNMQNSREQEESLKETKIETASETTNSDEKVAVENSEQDEMAVLKKELAEYKDKYLRTMAEFENFRKRSISEKAEWIRHATKELALHICDVLDNFERALNQAKTEDLESPFGKGVQLIEKQLAKTLENEGVKKIEALGCEFDPEYHDALAHIASEYEENIVAAIIQNGYTMHDKVIRPVRVAVSNGNKMNTLEE